The Veillonellales bacterium genome has a window encoding:
- the hemL gene encoding glutamate-1-semialdehyde 2,1-aminomutase gives MALNLTKSTAAFAAAKQVIPGGVNSPVRSFRGVGGTPPFIAGASGSHIFDIDGNEYIDYVGSWGPMILGHAHPAVTEALRQSLARGTSYGAPTLLETELAEWVTKAVPSIEMVRMVNSGTEATMSVLRLARAYTKRDKIVKFAGCYHGHHDSLLVKAGSGATTLGVPDSPGVPESVAKGTITVAYNNAAELAQVFSRMGEEIAAVIIEPVPGNMGMVLPKEGYLAKVRDITSQYGALLIFDEVMSGFRVAYGGAQSIYGIKPDLTCLGKVIGGGLPVGAYGGRRDIMEHIAPAGPVYQAGTLSGNPLAMTAGLTTLKIVAADPDFYRKIGAKTAALQQGIRAQAEKFGFALQYHHLGSMMGMFFSDQPVDDYESAKRSDITGFNAYFHAMLDQGIYLAPSQFETGFMSAAHSEEDIAATIAASAKAFAKVAETCSRK, from the coding sequence ATGGCATTGAATCTGACAAAATCAACGGCAGCTTTTGCCGCAGCAAAACAAGTCATTCCCGGCGGGGTGAACAGTCCGGTGCGTTCCTTCCGCGGTGTGGGCGGTACGCCGCCTTTTATTGCCGGGGCCTCCGGCAGTCACATTTTTGACATTGACGGCAATGAATATATTGATTATGTAGGTTCCTGGGGACCGATGATTTTAGGCCACGCCCATCCGGCAGTTACCGAGGCATTGCGGCAGTCGCTGGCCCGGGGTACCAGCTACGGGGCGCCTACGCTGCTGGAGACGGAGCTGGCCGAATGGGTGACTAAAGCTGTTCCTTCCATCGAAATGGTACGGATGGTGAATTCCGGGACAGAAGCGACTATGAGCGTACTGCGGCTGGCCCGGGCGTATACGAAACGGGATAAAATTGTGAAATTCGCTGGCTGCTACCATGGTCATCACGACAGCCTGCTGGTGAAAGCCGGCTCGGGAGCGACGACTTTGGGCGTTCCCGACAGCCCCGGCGTGCCGGAAAGCGTTGCTAAGGGCACCATCACGGTGGCGTATAACAATGCGGCGGAATTGGCGCAAGTGTTTAGCCGCATGGGCGAGGAGATTGCCGCCGTTATTATTGAACCGGTCCCCGGCAATATGGGGATGGTGCTGCCCAAAGAAGGATATCTGGCCAAAGTGCGGGATATTACCAGCCAATACGGAGCACTGCTGATTTTTGACGAAGTCATGTCTGGATTCCGTGTTGCTTACGGCGGCGCCCAATCCATCTATGGCATTAAACCGGACTTAACTTGTTTAGGCAAGGTCATCGGCGGCGGCCTGCCGGTAGGCGCTTACGGCGGACGCCGGGATATTATGGAGCATATTGCTCCGGCCGGTCCGGTGTATCAGGCCGGAACCTTAAGCGGCAATCCTCTGGCTATGACTGCCGGGCTTACGACTCTGAAAATTGTTGCCGCTGATCCTGATTTTTACCGGAAGATTGGTGCTAAGACGGCGGCTTTACAGCAGGGCATCCGGGCCCAGGCGGAGAAATTCGGTTTTGCTTTGCAGTATCATCATCTGGGTTCGATGATGGGAATGTTCTTTAGCGATCAGCCGGTGGATGACTACGAGAGCGCCAAACGTTCCGACATAACCGGATTCAATGCCTATTTTCATGCTATGCTGGACCAGGGGATTTATCTGGCTCCTTCCCAGTTTGAGACCGGATTCATGTCAGCGGCTCATAGTGAGGAAGATATTGCGGCTACTATCGCCGCCAGCGCCAAAGCTTTTGCCAAAGTTGCCGAGACCTGCAGCCGGAAATAA